In Methanobacterium petrolearium, the following proteins share a genomic window:
- a CDS encoding phospholipase D-like domain-containing protein has protein sequence MNPNATPEKLTLLGKDQIIPQLQNSILQATNSIMIVGPWLDAYFTRIVIDSLPQPDLAVLFLVRIDDDGLVDGKTMSALNLAQENLENFQARTLPQLHSKVIIIDDITFYLGSANWYWYSLHKSLETTVTGKTSILPELVPEIYGYWEKATPLTKEDLKDHRDLEPIMSDDHF, from the coding sequence ATGAATCCAAATGCAACACCTGAAAAGTTGACCCTGCTGGGTAAGGATCAAATAATCCCACAACTCCAGAACAGTATCCTGCAGGCAACCAACAGCATTATGATAGTTGGCCCCTGGCTTGATGCTTATTTTACACGGATAGTTATAGATTCACTACCACAACCAGATTTAGCTGTCTTATTCCTGGTGCGTATAGATGATGATGGCCTGGTTGATGGTAAGACCATGTCTGCACTGAACCTGGCCCAGGAAAATCTGGAAAACTTTCAGGCCAGAACACTCCCCCAACTCCACTCCAAGGTCATAATTATAGATGATATAACCTTCTATCTGGGCAGTGCCAACTGGTACTGGTACAGTCTTCATAAATCACTGGAAACCACAGTAACCGGGAAAACATCCATCCTACCCGAACTGGTCCCTGAAATCTATGGTTACTGGGAGAAGGCCACACCTCTTACTAAAGAGGATTTAAAGGATCACCGGGATCTGGAACCCATCATGAGTGATGATCACTTCTAA
- a CDS encoding MFS transporter — MEIRHSTFAHIILPGHDIITGFKNKWLTLLALSLGTMMVPINASITNVSLPTISMFFGVSLATAQWVLISYLITLLGFVLFFSRLGDFCGQERVYLAGLVGFVVTSLLCSLSPSIEALIVFRGLQGLAAAMMISVSMALVRRSFPAPELGSALGIYAVAIAAGLALGPAIGGLVSSFMGWRGIFLVNLPVGILDFVFCFQVLKRSQRQIVKWDLPGTVLQFVCLFLVVYTLNLVENGDFTQAVITGVLAITTLLGFVYQELRCQNPVLKLDLFQNHTFTAFTLSLHFNYICMYMMFFAVPFYLQKVLYLDSGTTGLVLTASPIIMMAVSPLSGMVADRFGSRTPAFLGSMVSALALLSMTQLTVNSSAWDVFFSLAMLGLGAALFQSPTNRTLMSQLPLEKAGEASGIIATTRNLGMVFAVCYAGLLIHLAIAPDMMHSAHLAGQAAVDLTSGLHLVVLLGAILSVSMAFLSLVGLKNKRKTMVKYEKVAVEKTIKVEKRVIGTISSAVMVMGSYHSK, encoded by the coding sequence ATGGAAATAAGGCATTCGACCTTTGCACATATCATTTTGCCAGGTCATGATATTATTACTGGTTTTAAAAATAAATGGTTAACCCTGCTAGCACTATCTCTGGGAACCATGATGGTTCCCATCAATGCCAGTATTACCAATGTATCCCTGCCCACCATCTCCATGTTTTTTGGAGTGAGCCTGGCCACAGCCCAATGGGTGCTGATAAGTTATCTCATTACACTTTTAGGATTTGTACTTTTCTTCTCCAGACTGGGAGATTTCTGTGGGCAAGAAAGAGTTTATCTGGCTGGATTGGTTGGTTTTGTGGTAACTTCCCTACTGTGTAGTCTGTCACCATCCATTGAGGCTTTGATTGTTTTCAGGGGTTTGCAGGGACTGGCCGCTGCCATGATGATCAGTGTATCCATGGCCCTGGTACGCAGATCCTTCCCAGCCCCAGAACTGGGAAGTGCACTGGGTATATATGCAGTGGCCATTGCTGCCGGTCTGGCACTGGGGCCAGCCATAGGGGGGCTTGTTTCCAGCTTCATGGGTTGGAGAGGCATATTCCTGGTTAACCTCCCAGTGGGAATTCTGGACTTTGTATTCTGTTTCCAGGTTTTAAAACGAAGCCAACGCCAGATAGTTAAATGGGACCTTCCTGGAACTGTACTGCAGTTTGTTTGCCTTTTTCTGGTAGTTTATACTCTGAATCTTGTGGAAAATGGTGATTTCACCCAGGCAGTTATTACTGGGGTTCTGGCCATCACCACACTTTTAGGTTTTGTGTATCAGGAGTTACGCTGCCAGAATCCAGTGCTTAAACTGGATTTATTCCAAAACCATACATTCACAGCCTTTACCCTTAGCCTGCACTTTAACTACATATGTATGTACATGATGTTCTTTGCAGTGCCCTTCTATCTCCAGAAGGTTCTCTATCTAGATTCTGGAACCACTGGATTAGTTTTAACAGCTTCACCCATTATAATGATGGCAGTATCACCCCTGAGTGGGATGGTGGCTGATCGTTTCGGTTCCAGAACCCCTGCTTTCCTGGGTTCAATGGTATCAGCACTGGCACTGCTTTCCATGACCCAGTTAACAGTCAACTCCAGTGCCTGGGATGTTTTTTTCTCCCTGGCTATGCTGGGATTGGGAGCAGCCCTGTTCCAGTCACCCACCAACCGTACTCTGATGAGTCAACTACCCTTAGAAAAGGCTGGTGAAGCTTCAGGAATTATTGCCACCACCAGGAATCTGGGTATGGTGTTTGCAGTGTGCTATGCTGGTCTTCTGATACACCTGGCCATAGCCCCGGATATGATGCACTCTGCACACCTGGCTGGTCAGGCAGCTGTGGATCTTACCAGTGGCCTGCATCTGGTGGTGTTATTAGGTGCAATTTTAAGTGTGAGCATGGCATTCCTATCCCTGGTTGGACTTAAAAACAAGAGAAAAACCATGGTTAAGTATGAAAAGGTGGCGGTGGAAAAAACCATCAAGGTGGAAAAAAGGGTGATTGGTACCATAAGCAGTGCAGTTATGGTGATGGGAAGTTATCACTCTAAATAG
- a CDS encoding RebB family R body protein: MTGKNLVVSTLFLILILPFFSGVFGADNTVNNNTDEIGDDAATTGIMIQELSENPVVGNVSDVNKKVINQVSNQPIVQQTYNTITPYVQPAVSNANLYLSFAQQQGILFANMVNNQQQSFMISQAATVESVQQIFGF; the protein is encoded by the coding sequence TTGACTGGGAAAAATTTGGTTGTTTCTACATTATTTTTAATTTTGATATTGCCGTTTTTTAGTGGAGTTTTTGGAGCAGATAATACTGTTAACAACAATACAGACGAAATAGGTGACGATGCAGCTACTACCGGGATCATGATTCAGGAACTATCTGAAAACCCGGTGGTTGGTAATGTTTCTGATGTTAATAAAAAAGTTATTAACCAAGTATCCAATCAACCAATTGTTCAACAAACTTACAACACTATCACACCTTATGTTCAGCCAGCTGTATCTAATGCGAACTTGTACCTGTCTTTTGCACAGCAACAGGGAATACTTTTTGCTAATATGGTAAATAACCAGCAGCAAAGCTTTATGATATCTCAAGCAGCAACTGTTGAGTCTGTTCAACAGATTTTTGGCTTTTAA
- a CDS encoding DUF488 family protein yields MNTEIFTIGHSNHLLSSFLGLIQKQDISMVVDVRSSPYSKYSPHFNKKPLEKALDDHHIKYIYLGNKIGGKPRDKRFYHEDRLVYHRLEADGKYQEGLNELMDQAEDNRIVLMCSEEDPNRCHRHHLISQSLLKNGFKITHILGDGTLEKIGNDYQTRLF; encoded by the coding sequence ATGAACACTGAAATTTTCACCATTGGCCACAGCAACCATCTTTTATCCTCATTTCTGGGACTCATCCAGAAACAGGATATCAGTATGGTGGTGGATGTCAGGTCCAGTCCCTACAGCAAATACTCCCCTCATTTCAACAAGAAACCATTGGAAAAAGCACTTGATGACCACCACATAAAATACATTTATCTGGGAAACAAGATTGGTGGCAAACCTCGTGATAAGAGGTTTTACCATGAGGATAGACTGGTATATCACCGCCTGGAAGCTGATGGTAAATATCAGGAGGGACTTAATGAACTCATGGATCAAGCAGAGGATAATAGGATTGTTTTAATGTGCAGTGAGGAGGATCCTAATCGTTGCCATCGCCACCATCTTATCAGCCAATCACTGCTGAAAAATGGTTTTAAAATCACCCATATACTGGGAGATGGAACTCTAGAGAAGATTGGTAATGATTATCAGACCAGGCTGTTCTGA
- a CDS encoding Hsp20/alpha crystallin family protein yields MSEKKGTAEQLFSDMLQTLKERQGDLDKAIAKYQGGPAKPAMDVIENDDNIVVKTDLPGVNREDIKIDLTEDSLEIRAEHSEETDQEGVTYHKKERRYASAARTLILPAKVKLNDVTAKFDNGVLTIIMPKLEKKETFEVKVE; encoded by the coding sequence ATGAGTGAGAAAAAAGGAACTGCAGAACAGCTATTTAGTGACATGCTTCAAACTCTTAAGGAAAGACAGGGAGATCTTGATAAAGCCATTGCCAAATATCAGGGGGGACCAGCTAAACCTGCCATGGATGTTATAGAAAACGATGATAACATCGTGGTTAAAACCGATCTACCCGGTGTTAACCGTGAGGATATAAAGATCGATCTTACCGAGGATTCCCTGGAGATCAGGGCAGAACATTCCGAAGAAACTGACCAAGAAGGAGTAACTTACCATAAGAAGGAAAGACGTTATGCTTCTGCTGCCCGTACTTTAATATTACCAGCCAAGGTGAAACTGAATGATGTCACTGCCAAATTCGATAACGGCGTTTTAACCATCATCATGCCCAAGCTGGAGAAGAAAGAAACTTTTGAGGTTAAAGTGGAATAA